Proteins encoded in a region of the Shewanella polaris genome:
- a CDS encoding DUF3014 domain-containing protein: MQVNEEDRITPQASEKPGSNMLLIAIAVIALLGASSYFYFTSDDTEEFEPLVITPVELPESVPETPIEQTPIEEPQNIATTTDDVVPIGEPETTAMVEPLPALSDSDDFVEAKTLAIANGMKIAPMILKKDIARQFVVFVDNLAQGDLVRKASPLKGPDTQFSVSEITNKTYLNPDGYHRYDVYANFIADLSEKDLLSTYTELKPLFSEAFTELGYNDVDFDKRMQQAFSMIINAPIIEDPIELSSISVNYKYVNPNLEALPNAQKLLIRMGPENTRKIKAAIKKLQKSFPNK, translated from the coding sequence ATGCAAGTTAATGAAGAAGACCGAATTACCCCACAAGCCTCTGAAAAGCCAGGGTCTAACATGCTGTTAATCGCTATTGCGGTTATTGCGCTATTAGGTGCAAGCAGTTATTTTTATTTTACCAGTGATGACACTGAAGAATTTGAACCACTCGTTATCACTCCCGTTGAACTACCAGAATCAGTGCCAGAGACACCAATAGAACAAACACCTATTGAAGAACCTCAAAATATTGCTACTACTACTGATGATGTAGTTCCTATTGGAGAGCCAGAAACGACTGCCATGGTTGAACCACTACCGGCCTTAAGTGATTCTGATGATTTTGTTGAAGCAAAAACCTTAGCAATTGCCAATGGTATGAAAATCGCACCGATGATTTTGAAAAAAGACATCGCACGCCAATTTGTCGTATTCGTCGACAACTTAGCCCAAGGCGATTTAGTGCGTAAAGCTAGCCCGTTAAAAGGCCCTGATACTCAATTCTCCGTGAGTGAAATAACCAACAAAACTTATCTTAATCCAGATGGTTATCATCGATATGACGTGTATGCGAATTTTATCGCAGACTTAAGCGAAAAAGATTTATTATCGACTTACACTGAATTAAAACCGTTATTTTCCGAAGCATTTACTGAACTTGGTTACAATGATGTTGATTTTGATAAGCGCATGCAACAGGCTTTTAGCATGATTATTAACGCACCCATAATTGAAGATCCTATTGAGCTATCATCTATCAGTGTTAACTATAAATATGTTAACCCTAACCTTGAAGCATTACCCAATGCGCAAAAACTGTTGATTCGTATGGGACCAGAAAACACTCGTAA
- the recG gene encoding ATP-dependent DNA helicase RecG: protein MLRLDLVPITDLKGVAKKVAEKLAKLGIKTVQDVLFHLPLRYEDRTQIHPIAALPPGSYGTIEAEIQSTQIMQGRRRMLVCNVRDHSGMMSLRFFNFSMAQRNAMENGASIRAYGEIRRGNHHKEIVHPEYQIIHPGESITLSDTLTPIYPTTEGVKQASWIKLTAQALAMLDQGGLPELLPSALQPNNISLHDALHILHRPHSSVSPFELEQGQHPAQQRLIQEELLAHNLSMLQLRQRSNQDAAVSMPATGQLLTPFLAQLPFKPTGAQQRVVAEISQDIQHPTPMMRLVQGDVGSGKTLVAALAALQAIENGYQVAMMAPTELLAEQHAANFAAWFEPLGLKVGWLAGKLKGKARVQSLEDIASGAAQMVIGTHAIFQQAVVFNKLALIIIDEQHRFGVHQRLGLREKGVNQGFHPHQLIMTATPIPRTLAMTAYADLDTSIIDELPPGRTPVTTVAIADSRREQVIERVKQAALHDNRQAYWVCTLIEESELLECQAAEDTAAELTIALPELKIGLIHGRMKSAEKQAIMAQFKSGELNLLVATTVIEVGVDVPNASLMIIENPERLGLAQLHQLRGRVGRGAVASHCVLLYKAPLSQTATKRLGVLRNSNDGFVIAQKDLEIRGPGEVLGTKQTGLADLKIADLIRDQHLIAPTQKLASHVNQQVPQNVDAIIQRWIGDRQQYVQA, encoded by the coding sequence TTGCTACGACTGGATCTTGTTCCGATCACCGACCTTAAAGGCGTTGCTAAAAAGGTTGCGGAAAAACTGGCTAAGTTAGGTATTAAAACCGTACAAGATGTACTGTTTCATTTACCGCTGCGTTATGAAGACCGTACACAAATACATCCTATTGCCGCACTACCTCCTGGCAGTTATGGCACTATCGAAGCAGAAATTCAGTCGACTCAAATCATGCAGGGGCGGCGGCGCATGTTAGTGTGCAATGTCCGCGATCACAGCGGAATGATGAGCCTGCGATTTTTTAATTTCTCTATGGCACAACGTAACGCCATGGAAAATGGCGCCAGCATTCGGGCGTACGGTGAAATACGCCGTGGCAATCATCATAAAGAAATTGTTCATCCGGAATATCAAATTATTCATCCTGGTGAATCAATTACATTAAGCGACACATTAACCCCCATTTATCCGACAACTGAAGGGGTAAAACAAGCCAGTTGGATAAAATTGACAGCGCAAGCCTTGGCGATGTTAGACCAAGGTGGATTACCCGAGTTACTGCCCAGTGCATTACAACCAAACAATATTAGCCTGCATGATGCGCTGCATATTTTGCACCGTCCCCATAGTTCGGTGTCACCCTTTGAATTAGAACAAGGTCAGCATCCAGCACAGCAAAGATTAATCCAAGAAGAATTACTGGCTCATAATCTGAGCATGTTGCAACTACGCCAGCGCAGTAATCAAGATGCCGCAGTTTCAATGCCTGCTACAGGGCAATTGTTAACCCCATTTTTAGCACAACTGCCTTTTAAGCCAACAGGAGCACAACAACGAGTTGTAGCCGAAATCAGCCAAGATATTCAGCATCCAACGCCCATGATGCGTTTAGTTCAAGGTGATGTAGGTTCTGGGAAAACTTTGGTGGCGGCACTTGCTGCGTTACAAGCAATTGAAAACGGATACCAAGTGGCCATGATGGCACCGACTGAATTATTGGCTGAACAACATGCTGCTAACTTTGCAGCTTGGTTTGAACCACTTGGGCTAAAAGTCGGCTGGTTGGCAGGTAAACTTAAAGGCAAAGCGCGAGTTCAATCACTCGAAGATATCGCTTCTGGCGCTGCTCAAATGGTCATCGGTACTCATGCAATTTTTCAACAGGCAGTGGTATTTAATAAGCTGGCGTTAATTATTATTGATGAGCAACATCGTTTTGGTGTTCATCAACGCTTAGGGTTACGAGAAAAAGGCGTTAACCAAGGCTTTCATCCACACCAGTTAATTATGACTGCCACACCCATTCCACGAACTTTAGCCATGACAGCTTATGCAGATTTAGACACTTCAATTATTGACGAGCTTCCTCCAGGACGTACACCGGTCACAACCGTTGCTATTGCTGATAGCCGTCGTGAACAAGTGATTGAACGAGTGAAACAAGCTGCACTGCATGATAACCGTCAAGCTTATTGGGTATGTACGTTAATTGAAGAATCTGAGCTTCTTGAATGCCAAGCTGCAGAAGATACAGCAGCTGAACTCACTATTGCACTACCAGAACTAAAAATAGGCTTGATTCATGGCCGAATGAAAAGTGCTGAAAAACAGGCGATTATGGCGCAATTTAAATCAGGTGAATTGAACTTATTGGTTGCCACAACCGTCATAGAAGTGGGCGTTGATGTCCCAAACGCAAGTTTAATGATTATTGAAAACCCTGAACGATTAGGCCTTGCTCAATTACATCAGTTAAGAGGTCGAGTCGGCCGAGGTGCTGTCGCCAGCCATTGTGTATTACTTTATAAAGCGCCACTGTCACAAACCGCCACTAAACGCTTAGGGGTGCTGCGAAACAGTAACGATGGTTTTGTTATTGCACAAAAAGACTTAGAAATAAGAGGGCCAGGTGAAGTTCTGGGCACCAAACAAACCGGTTTGGCTGATCTTAAAATTGCAGATCTTATACGTGATCAACATTTAATTGCACCAACACAAAAATTGGCATCCCACGTTAACCAGCAAGTGCCTCAAAACGTAGATGCTATCATTCAACGCTGGATAGGTGATAGACAACAATATGTCCAAGCATAA
- a CDS encoding response regulator transcription factor: MKILLAEDQAMVRGALAALLTLAADDLNGISITEVEDGDKAMTMLKSQHFDLLLTDIEMPGKSGLELSQWLQQQASSTKVIILTTFGRAGYIKRALEYGVGGFLLKDAPSDDLINAIKLVMAGKRIIDPELAFNAIGEIDPLNDKERRALRLASEGLSTADIANQLFIAEGTVRNYLSEAINKLNASNRIDAARIAKQKGWL; the protein is encoded by the coding sequence ATGAAAATTTTATTAGCAGAAGATCAAGCCATGGTGCGCGGAGCATTAGCTGCATTATTAACATTGGCAGCCGATGACTTAAATGGCATTAGCATCACCGAAGTAGAAGATGGTGATAAAGCCATGACAATGCTGAAATCACAGCATTTTGATTTACTCTTAACCGACATCGAAATGCCTGGAAAATCAGGATTAGAACTAAGCCAATGGCTGCAACAACAAGCCAGTTCGACTAAAGTGATTATTCTCACCACCTTCGGTCGAGCTGGCTATATCAAACGAGCATTAGAATACGGTGTCGGTGGTTTTTTATTAAAAGATGCGCCTTCAGATGACCTCATCAACGCCATAAAGTTAGTGATGGCGGGCAAACGGATTATCGATCCTGAGCTGGCCTTTAATGCCATTGGTGAAATTGATCCACTCAATGACAAAGAGCGACGGGCATTGCGACTGGCCAGTGAAGGTTTATCTACGGCAGACATTGCCAACCAACTATTTATTGCAGAAGGCACGGTGCGAAACTATTTATCAGAAGCAATTAACAAACTCAATGCCAGCAACCGAATCGATGCGGCCAGAATCGCTAAACAAAAGGGTTGGTTGTAA
- a CDS encoding histidine kinase, with amino-acid sequence MTICLSSNNEKSYEQKTAWVYLINLGFYFIPLYFMGDQWLTITLAILLLIPFIIGYFWAYNNSTEQAFKPILLMLFIAIISGFLTSGAISLFSFCCFFIGFFYSLRTAILSFIGISLLLLAIDLWVGYPGYFFTFYGMGICLGVGVFGVIEQKRQQIKRQQQQSKDEVTHLATALERERIARDLHDVMGHHLASIALKAELADKLISAGKTEQAQQQISQVSQITRDCLSQIRQTVSDYKHQRLSQTLKTLTQTLRDKSIAVTIKGQCPKLNELTESQLCLMLTELVNNTIKHSQADHCTILTQTTTDKVLLQYMENRAVKVLTEGNGLKGIKERAALLNGDVQFQLSPQFVVSITLPLIEST; translated from the coding sequence ATGACAATTTGTTTATCATCTAATAATGAAAAAAGTTATGAGCAAAAAACCGCTTGGGTTTACCTCATAAACTTAGGCTTTTACTTTATTCCACTATATTTCATGGGTGACCAATGGTTAACAATAACCTTGGCGATCTTGTTACTGATCCCGTTTATCATTGGCTATTTTTGGGCATATAACAACTCAACAGAACAAGCATTTAAGCCTATTCTGCTCATGTTATTTATCGCTATTATCTCTGGATTTTTAACCAGCGGCGCAATTTCATTATTCAGCTTTTGTTGCTTCTTTATTGGCTTTTTTTACTCGCTTCGAACCGCTATATTGAGCTTTATAGGCATTAGCCTTCTACTTCTAGCCATTGATCTTTGGGTCGGTTACCCTGGTTACTTTTTTACATTTTACGGCATGGGGATCTGTTTAGGTGTTGGCGTATTTGGGGTTATTGAACAAAAACGCCAACAAATAAAGCGTCAACAGCAACAGTCTAAAGATGAAGTAACCCACCTTGCCACGGCTCTTGAACGCGAACGTATCGCCCGTGATCTTCATGATGTGATGGGACATCATTTAGCCTCGATAGCATTAAAAGCCGAACTGGCAGACAAACTCATTAGTGCGGGTAAAACCGAACAAGCACAGCAACAAATTAGCCAAGTTAGTCAAATAACACGCGACTGCTTGAGTCAAATCCGTCAAACAGTCAGCGATTATAAACACCAAAGATTAAGCCAAACGTTAAAAACGCTAACGCAAACTTTGCGTGATAAATCCATCGCAGTCACGATAAAGGGTCAATGCCCTAAGCTTAATGAATTAACAGAATCACAACTGTGCCTGATGTTAACTGAGTTAGTAAACAACACCATTAAACATAGCCAAGCTGACCATTGCACTATTTTAACCCAAACAACAACAGACAAGGTGTTGCTTCAATACATGGAGAATCGAGCTGTAAAAGTCCTAACAGAAGGTAACGGACTAAAAGGGATAAAAGAGCGCGCTGCACTATTGAATGGCGATGTGCAATTCCAATTAAGTCCACAGTTTGTCGTCAGCATCACTTTGCCATTAATTGAGTCAACATGA
- a CDS encoding tetratricopeptide repeat protein, whose translation MKTLLLITSLTLVSHSSFADISDIDAAANTMNITELSQYSENSNDYEKAYADYRLAITANIIGQRQLAADSLNNAQQTLETMLNQHTSADSQALLAAVYGMQIAFDNTKGAEYGMKTAQLLQQASELEPNNPRVNLVKAINAFYTPSTFGGGLDKAQTLASQAITQYDLPCDTICWGHAEAYTWRGLAKQEQGDLSGAMQDWQAALDIDPQYGWANFLLNHQAVKQ comes from the coding sequence ATGAAGACCTTACTATTGATCACCAGCTTAACCTTAGTCAGCCATAGTAGCTTTGCAGATATCAGCGACATTGATGCTGCGGCTAACACCATGAACATTACCGAACTAAGCCAATATAGCGAAAACAGCAACGATTATGAAAAAGCCTATGCTGATTATCGTCTAGCCATCACAGCCAACATCATCGGACAACGTCAACTTGCTGCAGATTCATTAAACAATGCTCAGCAAACTCTCGAAACCATGTTGAACCAACACACTTCAGCTGACTCGCAAGCTTTGTTAGCGGCAGTATATGGTATGCAGATCGCCTTCGATAATACTAAGGGGGCGGAATATGGCATGAAAACAGCTCAGCTATTACAACAAGCCAGTGAGCTGGAGCCCAACAACCCTCGTGTCAATCTTGTTAAAGCCATTAATGCATTTTATACCCCAAGTACATTTGGTGGCGGGTTGGATAAAGCGCAAACATTGGCAAGCCAGGCTATTACTCAGTATGACCTACCCTGTGACACTATTTGCTGGGGACACGCTGAAGCTTACACATGGAGAGGTTTAGCTAAACAAGAACAAGGTGACTTAAGCGGTGCAATGCAAGACTGGCAAGCAGCATTGGATATTGACCCGCAATACGGTTGGGCAAATTTTCTATTAAACCACCAGGCTGTAAAACAATAA
- a CDS encoding calcium/sodium antiporter — protein MLIALSIIGGFIILTFGAEALVRGASAIALRLGIAPLIIGLTIVAFGTSAPELAVSVKSALAGNPGIALGNVVGSNIVNIGLILAVTALIRPITVHSQMVKRDIPIMISASIFVWFLLLDGDVSFIDGAILFSLLIGYLVFSYISSKNNPEEVDIDTKPQNPLLSITLIAVGITMLVGGGILFVNGAVDLAKQFGISEVIIGLTIVAIGTSMPELVTSVMAALKGQSDIAIGNVVGSNIFNVLGILGATALIHPVSAEGFNEIDFIAMIIFAIMVLPFAWSGFRIGRREGAVLLAGYLGYTSYLVMQVV, from the coding sequence ATGTTAATTGCGTTATCCATCATTGGTGGTTTTATTATTTTAACCTTTGGCGCAGAAGCTTTAGTCCGCGGGGCAAGTGCAATTGCGCTTCGCTTAGGTATTGCACCACTTATAATAGGCTTAACCATTGTCGCATTTGGTACCAGTGCCCCCGAATTGGCTGTCAGTGTAAAATCTGCACTTGCGGGTAATCCAGGCATTGCTTTAGGTAACGTTGTAGGTTCAAACATTGTTAACATTGGATTGATTTTAGCGGTCACTGCACTAATACGCCCTATCACAGTGCATTCTCAAATGGTCAAACGTGATATTCCAATCATGATTTCCGCTTCAATTTTTGTATGGTTTTTATTGCTTGATGGCGATGTCAGCTTTATTGATGGAGCAATATTATTTAGCTTACTTATTGGCTATCTTGTATTTAGTTATATTAGTTCTAAAAATAATCCAGAAGAAGTAGACATCGACACAAAACCACAAAATCCGCTACTTTCAATTACCCTCATTGCCGTCGGTATCACCATGCTAGTAGGAGGGGGAATTTTGTTTGTTAATGGTGCTGTTGATTTAGCTAAACAATTTGGTATCAGCGAAGTGATTATCGGCTTAACGATTGTCGCGATAGGGACCAGCATGCCTGAGCTTGTGACCTCGGTAATGGCTGCACTTAAAGGTCAAAGTGACATTGCAATTGGTAACGTCGTGGGTTCCAATATTTTCAATGTCCTGGGTATTTTGGGCGCTACAGCGCTAATTCATCCAGTCTCAGCTGAAGGTTTTAATGAAATTGATTTTATTGCCATGATTATCTTTGCCATTATGGTGCTTCCATTCGCGTGGAGTGGATTTCGAATTGGTCGTCGTGAAGGTGCTGTGTTACTCGCAGGTTACCTTGGATATACCAGCTACTTAGTGATGCAAGTGGTTTAA
- a CDS encoding AMP-binding protein, with translation MENLIKTPVEMLSHWVDTQGDKVYLRQPIDGKYVDFTWREVQQKMHQIAGSLRHLGLERGDKIAVLSKNCAEWFIVDLALMYGGYISVPIYPTANAETIRYVVEHSGVKAIFTGKLDHWAEQEAAVGGDILRLAMPYDTMPAQYHWQQLLKLGQPLVDEPLPTADQVMTLIYTSGSTGKPKGAIQTFTSYGWACEAVIRDLQVNTTDRLLSYLPLAHITERVAIEGSSFYSGATISFVEGLDSFVDDIQRCRPTVFFSVPRLWTVFQLNIINKIGEKKLKTLLKLPIISSIVKRKIKSGLGLDQSRLNGSGSAPIPPSLIQWYNNIGIDICEAWGMTENSAYSIINYPFNAKKIGTVGRPVEGCLVRQTEEGELLVKSPGLMSGYYLQDEATAAAFTEDGFFHTGDLCEIDEDGYIDITGRVKDNFKTSKGKYVAPVPIERKLAQDSHVDLICVIGSGLPHPVALVQLSEGSKLQPREEVRTSLKETLDGVNPHLESHEHVDAIIVVNDEWTIENDVLTPTLKIKRHVLEKAFSAKVDGIRGAKVRWEDEL, from the coding sequence ATGGAAAACTTAATTAAAACTCCTGTTGAGATGTTGTCTCATTGGGTTGATACACAAGGTGACAAAGTTTACCTTCGCCAACCGATTGATGGTAAATATGTGGATTTCACATGGCGTGAAGTTCAACAAAAAATGCACCAAATTGCAGGTTCGCTACGCCATTTAGGTCTTGAGCGCGGAGACAAAATTGCCGTACTATCTAAAAACTGCGCCGAGTGGTTTATTGTCGATTTAGCGTTAATGTACGGTGGCTACATTAGTGTACCTATTTACCCAACAGCTAATGCTGAAACCATTCGCTATGTTGTTGAACACAGCGGTGTTAAAGCTATTTTCACCGGTAAACTCGATCATTGGGCAGAACAAGAAGCCGCTGTTGGCGGTGATATTCTTCGTTTGGCCATGCCTTATGACACCATGCCTGCGCAATACCATTGGCAGCAACTGTTAAAACTTGGTCAACCGCTTGTTGATGAACCTCTACCAACAGCCGATCAGGTCATGACCCTCATATATACTTCAGGTTCAACCGGTAAACCTAAAGGCGCAATACAAACCTTTACCAGTTATGGTTGGGCGTGTGAAGCAGTGATTCGTGACTTACAAGTTAATACCACTGACCGACTTTTATCCTATTTACCACTAGCACATATTACTGAACGCGTTGCGATTGAAGGTTCGTCATTTTATTCCGGTGCAACTATTTCTTTTGTTGAAGGCCTCGACTCATTTGTTGATGACATTCAACGCTGTCGCCCAACGGTATTTTTCTCGGTCCCGCGTTTATGGACTGTATTCCAATTAAACATTATCAACAAAATTGGCGAGAAAAAACTCAAAACCTTACTCAAGTTACCTATCATTAGCAGTATTGTTAAACGTAAAATTAAGAGCGGTTTAGGACTCGATCAATCACGCTTAAACGGCTCAGGCTCGGCTCCAATCCCACCATCTTTGATTCAATGGTATAACAACATTGGCATTGATATTTGTGAAGCATGGGGTATGACCGAAAACAGTGCTTACTCAATTATCAACTATCCATTCAATGCCAAGAAAATTGGTACTGTTGGTCGTCCCGTTGAAGGCTGTTTAGTGCGCCAAACTGAAGAAGGTGAGTTGTTGGTTAAAAGTCCTGGCTTAATGAGTGGTTATTACTTACAAGATGAAGCCACCGCTGCAGCCTTTACTGAAGATGGTTTTTTCCACACGGGTGATTTGTGTGAAATCGACGAAGACGGTTATATCGATATTACCGGTCGCGTTAAAGACAACTTTAAAACCTCAAAAGGTAAGTATGTTGCACCAGTACCGATTGAACGTAAACTGGCTCAAGATTCGCATGTTGATTTAATTTGTGTTATTGGGTCAGGTTTACCGCACCCAGTGGCTTTGGTACAGCTTTCAGAAGGTTCAAAACTACAACCTCGCGAAGAAGTCAGAACATCATTAAAGGAAACTCTGGATGGTGTTAATCCACATTTAGAATCGCACGAACATGTTGATGCCATTATCGTTGTCAACGACGAATGGACCATTGAGAATGATGTGTTAACCCCAACCTTAAAAATTAAACGTCACGTGCTTGAAAAAGCCTTTAGCGCTAAAGTAGACGGTATTCGCGGTGCCAAAGTGCGTTGGGAAGACGAATTATAA
- a CDS encoding RidA family protein, with the protein MAEKIIITTDKAPQAIGTYSQAVKVSSTVYLSGQIPLDPKTMTMVSDDFSEQVVQVFENLTAVCEAAGGNMSDIVKLNIFLTDLSHFATVNEIMSRYFQQPYPARAAIGVKELPKGSLVEMDGIMEI; encoded by the coding sequence ATGGCTGAAAAAATTATCATCACAACAGACAAAGCCCCACAAGCAATTGGGACTTATTCTCAAGCTGTTAAGGTTAGCAGTACGGTTTATCTTTCAGGTCAAATTCCACTTGATCCAAAAACAATGACTATGGTGAGCGATGATTTTTCTGAACAAGTCGTACAAGTGTTCGAAAATTTAACGGCTGTATGTGAAGCCGCTGGCGGAAACATGAGTGATATCGTTAAGTTGAATATATTCCTAACCGATCTATCCCATTTTGCGACCGTGAACGAAATTATGAGTCGTTATTTCCAGCAACCGTACCCTGCTCGTGCAGCTATTGGCGTCAAAGAGTTACCAAAAGGGTCATTGGTTGAAATGGACGGAATAATGGAAATCTAA